The proteins below come from a single Panicum hallii strain FIL2 chromosome 7, PHallii_v3.1, whole genome shotgun sequence genomic window:
- the LOC112900476 gene encoding uncharacterized protein LOC112900476 yields MAGAGVLPLVTASTIANINLHHVLIDGGAGLNIISYAAFKQLQIPEFGLDPSRPFSRVGLHPVYPVGTISLPVMFRTEENFRTENVQVNLPFNAIIGKPALYRFMAVAHYGYLVLKMLSPAGVLTVKGD; encoded by the coding sequence atggcgggggcCGGGGTGCTACCACTTGTCACCGCCtctaccatcgccaacatcaatCTCCATCACGTGCTgattgacggaggcgccggccttaacatcatcagctatgcagcttTCAAGcagctgcagatcccggagttcGGACTGGacccatcacgcccattctccaGAGTGGGCCTACATCCCGtctacccggtggggaccatctcctTGCCGGTCATGTTCAGAACGGAGGAAAACTTCCGCACAGAGAACGTTCAGGTCAACCTCCCATTCAATGCTATTATTGGCAAgccggctctgtaccggttcatggccgttgcccattacgggtatcTGGTCCTCAAGATGCTGTCCCCTGCAGGAGTCCTCACCGTGAAGGGTGACTAG